A genome region from Pseudanabaena sp. Chao 1811 includes the following:
- a CDS encoding HAD family hydrolase, which translates to MRKRIFTDFDGPIMDVSERYYQVYLYCLAKIRQPDQVVRTLSKSEFWEYKRSQVPEKEIAIMSGFEDEKQAIRFAHLRRATVHTNPYFDYDRLLENAIPALEKAQQAGVDLAVMTMRRRRELEPVLDQYNLRRFFKSDRIFCLDDDYVKTVDIQDKPKLMKLAQANLPKVDQQWMIGDTEADILAAQSHHIPAIAVLSGIRNQPQLEKYQPSQILPDLTTSINTILEN; encoded by the coding sequence ATGAGAAAACGCATATTTACCGACTTTGATGGTCCAATCATGGATGTATCAGAGCGCTATTACCAAGTTTATTTATACTGCCTTGCCAAGATCCGTCAGCCTGATCAGGTAGTGAGAACCCTATCAAAATCTGAGTTTTGGGAGTATAAGCGATCGCAAGTTCCCGAAAAAGAAATTGCGATAATGTCGGGCTTTGAGGATGAAAAACAAGCTATTCGCTTTGCTCACCTCCGCCGCGCTACAGTCCATACCAATCCATATTTTGACTATGATCGTCTGCTCGAAAATGCAATCCCTGCTCTAGAAAAAGCACAACAAGCAGGAGTCGATCTGGCGGTAATGACCATGCGCCGCCGCCGTGAACTAGAACCAGTACTAGATCAATATAATTTAAGGCGATTTTTCAAGAGCGATCGCATTTTTTGTCTTGATGATGATTATGTGAAAACTGTTGATATTCAAGACAAGCCTAAGTTAATGAAACTTGCCCAAGCTAATTTACCCAAGGTCGATCAACAATGGATGATTGGTGATACTGAGGCTGATATTTTAGCGGCTCAAAGTCATCATATTCCTGCGATCGCTGTCCTGAGTGGTATTCGCAACCAACCTCAACTAGAAAAATACCAACCAAGTCAAATTCTTCCTGATTTAACAACCTCAATAAATACAATCCTAGAAAATTGA
- a CDS encoding Holliday junction resolvase-like protein: MEIIVSLLVGIILGSSITYYIVQKSQHVKTIREYESKIQTLEKRHQQDIKDARNRSIDGSRAVIKGKIAEQLAPVLPNFKYLPSDARFIGDPIDYVIFNGYTNLKDNGGSESNLEIIILDVKTGNASLSQFQQAIAKAINAGRVRFEVVRPDAYEQNETNHSQTLQRNFPQKTYNITDIRKKHARAYEAWSKQEDEKLIQRYRDGLSINQLAAEFQRQTGGIRSRLKKLGLL, translated from the coding sequence ATGGAGATAATAGTTTCATTACTTGTTGGGATTATTTTGGGTAGCTCAATCACATACTACATCGTGCAAAAATCACAACATGTAAAAACAATTAGGGAATATGAATCAAAAATACAAACTCTAGAAAAAAGACATCAACAAGATATCAAAGATGCGAGAAACAGAAGCATAGATGGTAGTCGAGCGGTTATTAAAGGGAAAATTGCCGAACAACTAGCACCTGTCTTACCAAATTTTAAATATCTACCATCAGATGCCAGATTTATAGGTGATCCAATTGATTATGTTATTTTCAATGGGTATACCAATCTTAAAGACAATGGTGGTTCTGAGAGTAATCTGGAAATCATAATTTTGGATGTTAAAACTGGCAATGCGTCTTTATCTCAATTCCAACAAGCAATTGCTAAAGCGATCAATGCAGGCAGAGTAAGGTTTGAAGTAGTTAGACCTGATGCTTATGAGCAAAATGAAACCAATCATAGTCAAACCTTACAAAGAAATTTTCCTCAAAAAACATACAACATTACAGATATTCGCAAAAAACATGCGCGTGCTTACGAAGCTTGGAGTAAGCAAGAGGATGAGAAACTAATTCAAAGATATAGGGATGGGTTAAGCATCAATCAATTGGCTGCTGAATTTCAAAGACAAACAGGCGGAATTCGTTCCCGACTCAAAAAGTTAGGGCTACTATAA
- a CDS encoding SpoIID/LytB domain-containing protein has protein sequence MMKHFSKGMYTLFLSLILVLVAGVSQAAAANLLRVLVKEENSSKMSVAVTQPATLQISGQASRRLDPGKWYTLPLTSAYRITPSNNGLVQVGNTLYPGEIELRAWNNKAIAVNVLSLEEYLRSVVPSEMPASWHMDALMAQAVAARSYAVNTQRQRKWGEAPYDLVSDTRDQVYKGFYRYDPQTGQAIALIHSRSDQAVASTAGYMLRPGFKGYYRARLPRNWISWGGGYMPVSDGQHLDQEMTQQMAQNGWNWVQILSWWYRDQPIKN, from the coding sequence ATGATGAAACACTTCTCCAAAGGGATGTATACGCTATTTTTGTCCTTGATCTTGGTACTTGTTGCTGGAGTATCTCAAGCGGCAGCAGCTAACCTCTTAAGGGTTTTGGTGAAAGAAGAAAATAGCTCCAAGATGTCTGTAGCGGTGACTCAACCTGCAACTTTACAAATTTCAGGGCAAGCTAGCCGTCGTCTTGATCCTGGTAAGTGGTACACATTACCTCTAACATCTGCCTATCGCATTACACCCAGTAACAATGGGTTAGTGCAAGTTGGCAACACTCTATACCCAGGTGAAATTGAATTACGCGCTTGGAATAACAAAGCGATCGCAGTTAATGTTTTATCCCTTGAGGAATATCTGCGTAGCGTTGTTCCTAGCGAAATGCCTGCTAGTTGGCATATGGACGCATTAATGGCTCAAGCAGTGGCTGCCCGTAGTTATGCTGTCAATACCCAGCGTCAGCGTAAGTGGGGCGAAGCTCCCTACGATCTAGTCAGTGATACTCGCGATCAGGTTTATAAAGGTTTTTATCGCTATGATCCACAGACAGGTCAAGCGATCGCTTTAATCCATAGCCGTAGTGATCAAGCAGTTGCCTCGACCGCAGGTTATATGCTCAGACCGGGTTTTAAAGGTTACTATCGCGCTCGCCTACCGCGCAATTGGATTAGCTGGGGTGGTGGGTATATGCCCGTATCCGATGGTCAACACCTCGATCAAGAAATGACCCAACAAATGGCTCAGAATGGCTGGAATTGGGTACAAATTCTATCTTGGTGGTATCGAGATCAACCCATCAAAAACTAA
- a CDS encoding HD family phosphohydrolase, with protein sequence MGIVPNQAASLPENRPSRKWSSRAIIGITFVCIVSTLSIRFYAEPRLTIGKFVDQDLRSPKTLLATDIEATKQAQEQAKQQVVPIFRSNPEIDANSLKHLEELLRVGDNLRLSSGNLPYVDRKILSDEVQRYLRRVSDSVWEQLQDKAYRLANNPNNQASAIPVNKEQDISALAIIELSLYKLNAPSQDYQNLINKITEVRRAYAMTQEKVAQGPAMFRDRLLEMTNEQWENNKKLIRQSLVELQTSGIVIGLPDQMLQSRLTNLRNLPTNEEHRAMAIALLSSTVKPNLTIDYVGTTERAIKASESVQTQKIFIKTGDLIVKGGEKITERQFVILDELQMTQRQVNLIGLSLMAGSTAIAFGIFGYANRRWQYLLKVKLHIKDFCNLGIICTGNALATVLMAPHMLFFVPLASMGLIIGSFYSSRLALLITCLTSVLLGIAISADLVALMPVLIGTIIAAAITNRPLTRSHLAATGLLVAVIQAAVYIAIALIGGITPPILILLTALKYASGGMISAIVALGAIPYLEHISYALTPFRLAELANLDRPLLRRLVTETPGTFQHTLFVANLAEAAARELGADTTLVRTGTLYHDIGKTLKPEYFIENQMGQTNPHDILNDPWLSAKIVKDHVSGGIKLAQKYHLPEMLQAFIPEHQGTITISYFYCQAKTRSDYVIESEFRYAGPIPQSRETGIVMLADACEAALRSLGTETTLEAAKKLLMQIFKARWDDGQLQDCSLTWEDLDRIAPVFIKVWQERNHGRIKYPHLAEKLDPSGSALPEHLCTPKGLDTLTEQNTIPKKIALK encoded by the coding sequence ATGGGAATTGTTCCCAATCAAGCAGCATCGCTCCCTGAAAATCGACCATCTCGTAAGTGGTCTAGTCGAGCGATCATAGGAATTACCTTTGTCTGTATTGTTTCAACCCTAAGTATTCGTTTTTATGCAGAGCCACGCTTAACCATTGGTAAATTTGTTGACCAAGATTTGCGATCGCCTAAAACGCTCTTAGCCACAGACATTGAGGCAACTAAACAGGCTCAAGAACAAGCCAAACAGCAAGTGGTTCCGATCTTTCGCAGCAATCCTGAAATAGACGCGAATTCTTTAAAACACCTAGAAGAATTGTTACGAGTTGGTGATAATTTACGCCTATCTTCGGGCAACTTACCCTATGTCGATCGCAAAATCCTCAGTGATGAGGTACAGCGATATTTGCGACGAGTTTCTGATTCAGTGTGGGAGCAGTTGCAAGATAAAGCCTATCGGCTAGCAAATAATCCAAACAATCAAGCTAGCGCAATCCCCGTTAACAAAGAACAAGACATTTCCGCTTTAGCAATTATTGAGCTATCTCTCTACAAACTCAATGCCCCATCTCAGGACTATCAAAATTTAATTAATAAGATTACAGAGGTTCGTCGCGCCTATGCGATGACCCAAGAAAAAGTTGCCCAAGGTCCAGCGATGTTTCGCGATCGCCTTTTAGAGATGACCAATGAGCAATGGGAAAACAACAAAAAACTCATTCGCCAAAGTTTGGTTGAGCTACAAACATCAGGAATTGTGATCGGTTTACCAGATCAGATGTTGCAATCTCGACTCACGAATCTGAGGAATCTACCAACCAATGAAGAACATCGCGCCATGGCGATCGCGCTTCTCAGCTCTACAGTAAAACCAAATCTGACTATTGACTATGTTGGCACAACTGAACGAGCGATCAAAGCATCGGAGTCCGTCCAAACACAGAAAATTTTCATTAAAACGGGTGACCTAATTGTTAAAGGGGGCGAAAAGATTACGGAGCGGCAATTTGTCATTTTAGATGAGCTCCAAATGACGCAAAGGCAAGTCAACCTCATAGGATTGTCCTTGATGGCTGGCTCCACTGCGATCGCCTTTGGCATCTTTGGCTATGCCAATCGTCGATGGCAATATTTACTCAAAGTCAAATTACATATTAAAGATTTTTGTAATCTTGGCATCATTTGTACGGGCAATGCCTTAGCAACAGTATTAATGGCTCCCCACATGCTTTTCTTTGTGCCGTTAGCTAGTATGGGCTTGATCATTGGGAGTTTTTACAGTTCCCGTCTAGCGCTGTTAATTACCTGCCTAACATCAGTATTACTAGGCATTGCTATTAGTGCCGACTTGGTCGCGCTAATGCCTGTATTAATTGGCACAATTATTGCAGCCGCTATTACCAATCGCCCTCTAACGAGATCTCATCTTGCGGCAACGGGTTTACTAGTAGCTGTTATCCAAGCGGCGGTATATATCGCGATCGCCCTCATTGGCGGCATCACCCCACCGATACTAATCCTACTTACAGCCCTTAAATATGCCTCTGGTGGCATGATTTCCGCAATTGTCGCACTTGGAGCAATTCCTTACCTAGAGCATATTTCCTATGCCCTAACTCCCTTCCGACTCGCAGAGCTTGCAAACCTTGATCGCCCCCTATTAAGGCGCTTAGTTACCGAAACTCCCGGAACTTTTCAGCACACTTTATTTGTGGCAAATCTCGCTGAAGCTGCTGCTCGCGAATTAGGAGCTGACACTACTTTAGTAAGAACAGGCACGCTCTATCACGATATTGGTAAAACCCTCAAACCTGAATATTTCATTGAAAATCAAATGGGGCAAACCAATCCCCATGACATTCTGAATGATCCTTGGCTCAGTGCCAAAATTGTCAAGGATCATGTTTCTGGTGGCATCAAGCTCGCACAGAAGTATCACCTTCCTGAAATGCTTCAAGCTTTTATTCCAGAACATCAAGGCACAATCACTATTTCCTACTTCTATTGTCAAGCCAAAACTCGCTCAGACTATGTAATTGAGTCAGAATTTCGCTATGCAGGACCCATCCCTCAATCTCGCGAGACGGGTATTGTGATGTTGGCGGATGCCTGTGAAGCTGCTTTGAGATCGCTTGGGACAGAAACCACCTTAGAAGCCGCTAAAAAATTACTCATGCAAATTTTTAAAGCAAGATGGGATGATGGACAACTCCAAGATTGTTCCTTGACTTGGGAAGACTTAGACCGCATTGCCCCTGTATTTATTAAAGTTTGGCAAGAGCGTAATCACGGCAGAATTAAATATCCTCATCTAGCCGAAAAACTTGATCCTTCTGGCTCAGCTTTACCTGAGCATCTCTGCACACCAAAAGGGTTAGATACTTTAACAGAGCAAAATACTATTCCCAAAAAAATCGCCTTGAAATAG
- a CDS encoding helix-turn-helix domain-containing protein, which translates to MAPYSLDLREKIVANYEAGNTSIREVAKQFQVATKTVQKLLNQYRETGELNHKPLGSPIKSPLEAHQEKILEIVSEHPDWTLWQYCEEVAEQTGVSVTTGSMCRFFQRHNITLKKRPIAMKR; encoded by the coding sequence ATGGCACCTTACTCACTAGATCTCAGAGAAAAGATCGTAGCAAACTACGAAGCAGGAAATACATCGATTCGGGAAGTAGCGAAGCAATTTCAAGTCGCGACGAAAACAGTGCAAAAACTACTGAATCAATACCGAGAGACAGGAGAACTAAACCACAAACCATTAGGTAGTCCAATCAAAAGTCCCCTCGAAGCGCATCAGGAGAAAATCCTCGAAATTGTCTCAGAGCATCCAGATTGGACACTATGGCAGTACTGTGAAGAAGTAGCAGAACAAACAGGAGTATCAGTGACCACAGGCAGCATGTGCCGATTTTTCCAGAGGCATAACATCACTCTAAAAAAAAGACCTATCGCCATGAAAAGGTAA